A DNA window from Motilibacter aurantiacus contains the following coding sequences:
- a CDS encoding Ig-like domain-containing protein: SSITAQFVPSGTGSVGSTSTALSYTITAVPNATTTALTASPASPQQVGTAVTLTATVTPAAAAGTVTFRRGSETLGTAAVANGVAMFTTSALPVGTSSVTAEFAPTGGNYTGSTSSALSYVVTAAPAATTTTLVASPASPQQVGTAVTLTAEVSPAAAGTVQFRDGSTSLGSAPVAGGKATISTSTLAVGTRTLTAVFTPSSAEYLGSTSAALSYTITAAPVATTTALTASPASPQVQGTNVTFTATVSPAAAAGSVTFRRGSDVLGTVAVSNGTAAYSTTGLPVGTSSVTAEFVPSGAAYIGSTSAAVSFTVTAAQGGGIAVTGGATISVSARQMFSAAVGVVVNSAAPSNALSATIEWGDGQSSTGILAGPNGFRGVFGTHMYASAGTYTVTVKVTGPNGTSGSVTRTVVVS; encoded by the coding sequence TCGCCGGCCTCCCCGCAGCAGGTCGGGACGGCCGTCACCCTCACCGCCACGGTCACGCCCGCCGCGGCCGCCGGCACGGTGACGTTCCGCCGGGGCAGCGAGACCCTCGGCACCGCCGCCGTCGCCAACGGCGTCGCGATGTTCACGACCTCCGCGCTGCCGGTCGGCACCAGCTCCGTCACCGCCGAGTTCGCGCCCACGGGCGGCAACTACACCGGCTCCACCTCGTCGGCGCTCAGCTACGTCGTCACCGCCGCTCCGGCGGCCACCACGACGACGCTCGTGGCCAGCCCGGCCAGCCCGCAGCAGGTCGGCACGGCCGTCACCCTGACGGCCGAGGTGTCCCCGGCCGCGGCCGGCACCGTCCAGTTCCGGGACGGCTCGACGTCGCTCGGCTCTGCTCCCGTCGCGGGCGGCAAGGCGACGATCAGCACCTCCACGCTGGCCGTCGGCACCCGCACGCTCACGGCGGTCTTCACCCCGTCGAGCGCCGAGTACCTCGGCTCGACGTCGGCGGCCCTCTCGTACACGATCACCGCTGCCCCGGTGGCCACGACGACGGCGCTCACCGCGTCGCCGGCGAGCCCGCAGGTGCAGGGCACCAACGTCACCTTCACGGCGACGGTGTCGCCGGCGGCCGCCGCCGGCTCGGTCACCTTCCGCCGCGGCTCCGACGTCCTCGGGACCGTCGCCGTCTCGAACGGCACCGCGGCGTACTCGACGACGGGCCTGCCGGTCGGGACGAGCTCGGTGACCGCTGAGTTCGTGCCCTCCGGTGCGGCCTACATCGGCTCCACGTCTGCCGCCGTGAGCTTCACCGTCACAGCTGCGCAGGGCGGCGGGATCGCCGTCACGGGCGGCGCGACGATCTCCGTCAGCGCACGCCAGATGTTCAGCGCCGCGGTGGGCGTGGTCGTCAACTCGGCCGCCCCCAGCAACGCGCTGAGCGCGACGATCGAGTGGGGCGACGGCCAGTCGTCGACCGGCATCCTCGCTGGGCCGAACGGCTTCCGTGGCGTCTTCGGCACCCACATGTACGCCTCCGCGGGCACCTACACGGTCACCGTCAAGGTGACCGGCCCGAACGGCACGAGCGGGTCGGTCACCCGCACCGTCGTCGTCAGCTGA